From a region of the Tenggerimyces flavus genome:
- a CDS encoding HAD family hydrolase — MAEPYDLVIFDCDGVLVDSETLGIKIDHAFLAEVGWPLTESEIIDRFVGRSDADVIAEVEANVGPLTPEAVERWRTAYRERFITDLVAVEGIVEALDALAKRDALTCVASSSTHSSLRKKLGLTGLFDRFEGRIFSATDVLNGKPAPDLFLHAAAHFDVEPHRCAVVEDSQHGVQAARAAGMRAFAFGGGVTPGERLEGPNTVVFTDMRDLPSLLTSSP, encoded by the coding sequence GTGGCGGAACCGTACGACCTGGTGATCTTCGACTGCGACGGCGTGCTGGTCGACAGTGAGACGCTCGGCATCAAGATCGACCATGCGTTCCTCGCCGAGGTCGGCTGGCCGCTGACCGAGAGCGAGATCATCGACAGGTTCGTCGGGCGTTCGGACGCCGACGTGATCGCCGAGGTCGAGGCGAACGTCGGTCCGCTCACTCCGGAAGCGGTCGAACGGTGGCGTACCGCCTATCGCGAACGGTTCATCACCGATCTCGTCGCGGTGGAAGGCATCGTCGAGGCTCTCGACGCGCTCGCGAAGCGCGACGCGTTGACCTGTGTCGCGTCCAGCAGCACGCACAGCTCGCTGCGCAAGAAGCTCGGACTGACGGGTCTGTTCGACCGCTTCGAAGGGCGAATCTTCAGCGCCACCGACGTGCTGAACGGCAAGCCCGCACCCGATCTGTTCCTGCACGCGGCCGCGCACTTCGACGTCGAACCGCACCGCTGCGCGGTCGTCGAAGACAGCCAGCACGGCGTACAAGCGGCACGCGCCGCGGGCATGCGCGCGTTCGCGTTTGGCGGCGGTGTCACACCCGGCGAACGTCTCGAGGGGCCGAACACGGTCGTGTTCACCGACATGCGAGACCTCCCATCTCTCTTGACAAGTTCGCCTTGA
- a CDS encoding glycoside hydrolase family 36 protein: MSGEPTVIRWGANGAELTLEIVPDGPVHVAGIGAREGKPGRSTTGVPLVELGLLGEGRVGSGGSAGHRNQAATGRLRYVSHETTESGRHLEIVQRDPTSGIRVTTFVEQFDDISALRMWNDVCNEGEVAQTVVYSSTLVLTGFVNEGSFADRLQVLLARNAWSAELRWQRLDLNQAGLVSYAETPGRGSTQGRFALSGVGSWSTGDYLPMGALIDGVEGQTWLWQVEHNGPWHWELVDLGPDLVLVASGPTDQEHQWRKILVPGETFTTVATSLAVSGGGFEGAVAELTAYRRAIRRVNPDNERLPVIFNDYMNCLFGDPSTEKELPLIAAAQKAGAEYFVIDAGWYADDEGWWDTVGAWEPSTTRFPDGLASLLDQVRAAGMVPGLWVEPEVVGIRSAVADQLPDEAFFMRGGRRAEEKGRYHLDYRHPAVIAHMDGVIDRLVGELGVGYFKFDYNVNIGVGTEVDADAPGDGLLGHNRAFLAWLDGLFVRHPSLVIENCSSGGMRTDYAQLARLSIHSTSDQTDPVRYASIAAASPTGVTPEQAAVWAYPQPDYDNELNAFCMVNAMLGRVHLSGRIDLMSSRQLGRVRAALNAYKSIRSQIRTSVPRWPLGLPGWYDPWVALALDDGEDTLLAVWRRGGLDRCHLKLPWLAGLPSTVQVLYPTDLPTTASWDRSTGVLRLTLPPAPSARLLRVRRR, encoded by the coding sequence TTGAGCGGTGAACCCACGGTGATCCGCTGGGGCGCCAACGGCGCCGAGCTGACCCTCGAGATCGTGCCGGACGGGCCGGTCCATGTCGCTGGGATCGGCGCCAGGGAAGGGAAGCCGGGCCGTTCCACAACGGGCGTTCCACTTGTGGAACTCGGTCTGTTGGGCGAAGGCCGGGTCGGCAGCGGTGGTTCCGCCGGGCATCGCAATCAGGCCGCGACCGGAAGACTTCGGTACGTCTCGCACGAGACGACCGAGAGCGGCCGGCACCTCGAGATCGTGCAACGTGACCCCACCAGCGGGATTCGTGTCACCACGTTCGTCGAACAGTTCGACGACATCTCCGCGCTGCGGATGTGGAACGACGTGTGCAACGAAGGCGAGGTGGCACAGACCGTCGTCTACAGTTCCACTCTCGTTCTCACCGGCTTCGTCAACGAGGGCTCGTTCGCCGACCGGCTGCAGGTGCTGCTCGCGCGCAACGCGTGGAGTGCGGAGCTGCGCTGGCAACGGCTCGACCTCAACCAGGCCGGTCTCGTCAGCTACGCCGAGACGCCGGGACGCGGGAGTACGCAAGGCAGGTTCGCGCTGTCTGGCGTGGGCAGCTGGTCGACCGGCGACTACCTGCCGATGGGTGCGTTGATCGACGGTGTCGAGGGGCAGACCTGGTTGTGGCAGGTCGAGCACAACGGCCCGTGGCACTGGGAGTTGGTCGACCTCGGGCCGGACCTCGTGCTCGTCGCGAGCGGTCCCACCGACCAGGAGCACCAGTGGCGCAAGATCCTGGTGCCGGGTGAGACGTTCACCACTGTTGCCACTTCGCTCGCGGTGTCGGGCGGCGGCTTCGAAGGAGCGGTGGCGGAGCTCACCGCGTACCGCCGCGCGATCCGGCGCGTCAACCCGGACAACGAGCGACTCCCGGTCATCTTCAACGACTACATGAACTGTCTGTTCGGCGATCCGTCGACGGAGAAGGAACTCCCGCTGATCGCGGCGGCGCAGAAGGCCGGTGCTGAGTACTTCGTCATCGACGCCGGCTGGTACGCCGACGACGAGGGCTGGTGGGACACGGTCGGCGCTTGGGAGCCGTCGACGACGCGGTTCCCCGACGGCCTGGCGTCGCTGCTGGACCAGGTTCGCGCGGCTGGGATGGTCCCTGGTTTGTGGGTCGAACCCGAGGTCGTCGGGATCCGGAGCGCGGTCGCCGACCAGCTGCCGGACGAGGCGTTCTTCATGCGTGGTGGGCGGCGTGCCGAGGAGAAGGGCCGCTACCACCTGGACTACCGGCATCCGGCCGTCATCGCGCACATGGACGGCGTGATCGACCGGCTGGTCGGTGAACTCGGCGTCGGCTACTTCAAGTTCGACTACAACGTGAACATCGGGGTCGGCACCGAGGTCGACGCCGACGCGCCAGGTGACGGACTGCTCGGACACAACCGCGCTTTCCTTGCCTGGTTGGACGGATTGTTCGTACGGCATCCCTCCCTCGTGATCGAGAACTGCTCGTCGGGCGGCATGCGCACGGACTACGCGCAGCTCGCGCGGCTGTCGATCCACTCGACCAGCGACCAGACCGACCCGGTGCGGTACGCGTCGATCGCGGCGGCTTCGCCGACCGGGGTGACGCCGGAACAGGCCGCGGTGTGGGCGTATCCGCAGCCGGACTACGACAACGAGCTCAACGCGTTCTGCATGGTCAACGCGATGCTCGGGCGGGTGCATTTGTCCGGCCGCATCGACCTGATGAGCAGCCGCCAGCTCGGTCGCGTGCGCGCGGCGTTGAACGCGTACAAGTCGATCCGTTCGCAGATCCGTACCTCGGTCCCGCGCTGGCCGCTCGGGCTGCCGGGCTGGTACGACCCGTGGGTGGCGCTCGCCCTGGACGACGGCGAGGACACCTTGCTCGCGGTCTGGCGCCGGGGCGGCTTGGACCGTTGCCACCTGAAGCTGCCCTGGCTGGCAGGGCTGCCGAGCACCGTGCAGGTGTTGTACCCGACCGACCTGCCGACGACCGCGAGCTGGGACCGCTCGACCGGAGTCCTCCGCCTCACCCTGCCCCCCGCCCCCAGCGCCCGCCTCCTCCGCGTCCGCCGCCGCTGA
- a CDS encoding acyltransferase family protein, which translates to MTTTLPAPTTRHPTHVPAERDRAIDALRAFSIVGVVLGHWLVTAVVITGSGWSVASPLQHVPALTPISWVLQTLAPFFFAAGFAAAVSLRRRPGWRQWIASRFAKILAGVGILVAFWLPILVALLVGGLPFDTLKKAAMFVVSPLWFLGVLAVLMAATPLLRAAVARFGAPAAMPLVAVVGIADFLQYGPIHASAFGWVAIPCAWAVPYVLGIAYAGRGLRHRGVALVLVAAGAAAAFVLVSYAGYPLSMVGVTGAERSNLNPPSLMALALAAIQLGLFLLVRDKLDRASRSVEMMNAFAMPIYLWHQSALLITVLVGSALASVIPGLIGSPESVSWVLLRLAWLPILATVLGGLLFVLSRRGRRRPHVDLPGQRAAG; encoded by the coding sequence GTGACAACGACACTGCCCGCTCCCACCACCCGCCACCCGACGCACGTCCCCGCCGAGCGCGACCGGGCGATCGACGCCCTGCGCGCGTTCTCGATCGTCGGCGTCGTGCTCGGCCACTGGCTGGTCACCGCGGTGGTGATCACGGGCTCCGGCTGGTCGGTCGCCAGCCCGCTCCAGCACGTGCCCGCGCTGACGCCGATCAGTTGGGTGCTCCAGACGCTCGCGCCGTTCTTCTTCGCGGCCGGGTTCGCCGCGGCGGTGAGTCTCCGCCGGCGGCCCGGCTGGCGTCAGTGGATCGCGAGCCGGTTCGCGAAGATCCTCGCTGGCGTGGGGATCCTGGTCGCGTTCTGGCTGCCGATCCTCGTCGCGCTGCTCGTGGGCGGGCTGCCGTTCGACACGTTGAAGAAGGCGGCGATGTTCGTGGTGTCGCCGCTGTGGTTCCTCGGCGTGCTCGCGGTCCTGATGGCCGCGACGCCGCTGCTGCGCGCCGCGGTCGCACGGTTCGGCGCGCCAGCCGCGATGCCGCTCGTCGCCGTGGTGGGGATCGCCGACTTCCTGCAGTACGGGCCGATTCATGCCTCGGCGTTCGGTTGGGTCGCGATTCCCTGCGCATGGGCTGTTCCGTACGTGTTGGGCATCGCGTACGCGGGTCGCGGGCTGCGCCACCGTGGGGTCGCGCTCGTCCTCGTCGCCGCCGGTGCTGCCGCCGCGTTCGTGCTCGTGTCGTACGCCGGCTACCCGCTCAGCATGGTCGGTGTCACCGGTGCGGAACGTTCGAACCTCAACCCACCTTCGCTGATGGCACTCGCGCTCGCCGCGATCCAGCTCGGCTTGTTCCTCCTCGTGCGCGACAAGTTGGACCGAGCGTCGCGATCGGTCGAGATGATGAACGCGTTCGCGATGCCGATCTACCTGTGGCACCAGAGCGCGCTGCTCATCACGGTCCTGGTCGGATCGGCTTTGGCGTCGGTGATTCCTGGGCTGATCGGGTCGCCGGAGTCAGTGAGCTGGGTCCTGCTTCGCCTTGCCTGGTTGCCGATTCTCGCGACGGTGCTCGGTGGCCTGCTGTTCGTGCTCAGCCGTCGGGGTCGCCGTCGTCCTCACGTCGACCTGCCGGGGCAGCGGGCCGCGGGCTGA